In Desulfatirhabdium butyrativorans DSM 18734, one genomic interval encodes:
- a CDS encoding thiamine pyrophosphate-dependent dehydrogenase E1 component subunit alpha — protein MTKDPISPEFRTYLYTCMVRIRKFEEKITALSQESERMRGMQILATGQEAVAAGITAALEPADVIISNHRSHGHLIARGADMKSLMAEIMAKETGVNGGKAGTLHLAIPEINALMTSTVVGAGPPMAVGAAFAQQYRHTGGITVVFFGDGAAAEGSVHEAMNLAGVWKLPVLFVCENNCWAGAQPHDVHCATQHIFKRAVGYDMPGKSVDGNDVEAVYRLAMELMEHCRSGKGPALMETMTYRMRGHGEQDHQHYVDPRELEMWAARCPIRCYGKQLLDEGILDEGRIRSIESDAETEVAASVAFADASPYPQPETALKDVFVQPPIA, from the coding sequence ATGACAAAGGACCCGATTTCCCCGGAGTTTCGAACATATCTCTATACCTGCATGGTGCGGATTCGAAAGTTTGAGGAAAAAATCACCGCGCTCAGCCAGGAATCCGAGCGGATGCGGGGCATGCAGATTCTGGCCACCGGTCAGGAAGCGGTGGCCGCAGGCATCACCGCAGCCCTGGAACCAGCCGATGTCATTATCAGCAATCACCGCAGTCACGGCCACCTGATCGCCAGAGGAGCGGACATGAAATCCCTGATGGCGGAGATCATGGCCAAGGAAACCGGAGTCAATGGCGGCAAGGCCGGGACCCTTCACCTCGCCATTCCGGAGATCAACGCGCTGATGACCTCCACCGTTGTCGGCGCCGGTCCGCCGATGGCCGTTGGCGCCGCCTTCGCCCAGCAGTATCGGCATACCGGAGGCATCACCGTGGTTTTCTTCGGGGACGGCGCCGCAGCCGAGGGCAGCGTACACGAAGCCATGAACCTGGCCGGCGTCTGGAAACTGCCGGTTCTGTTCGTCTGTGAAAACAACTGCTGGGCCGGCGCGCAGCCGCATGACGTGCATTGCGCCACGCAGCACATTTTCAAGCGGGCTGTTGGATACGATATGCCCGGCAAAAGCGTGGACGGCAATGACGTGGAGGCCGTGTACCGTCTGGCCATGGAGCTCATGGAGCACTGCCGCTCGGGCAAGGGCCCTGCCCTGATGGAAACCATGACCTACCGCATGCGCGGTCACGGGGAGCAGGACCACCAGCACTATGTGGATCCCCGGGAACTCGAGATGTGGGCTGCCAGATGCCCCATTCGCTGTTACGGCAAACAGCTTCTGGATGAAGGAATTCTCGATGAAGGCCGTATCCGAAGCATCGAGAGTGATGCCGAAACGGAGGTGGCCGCATCCGTGGCGTTTGCCGATGCCAGTCCATATCCCCAGCCGGAAACCGCACTGAAGGATGTATTCGTTCAACCCCCAATTGCCTGA
- a CDS encoding alpha-ketoacid dehydrogenase subunit beta, which yields MNQKTFGQALNEALAIALELDDTVFVAGEGVGISIHQDPNMPTQGLLQQFGPGRVKDTPVSEAAIAGLAVGASCMGLRPVVEIMFFPFITLASDMLINHAGKLRYMSGGKSSFPLTVRVKAGSGFGAGAQHSHNLEAWLAHCPGLKIVWPSTPQDAKGLLLSAIFDPDPVIVVEDMMLYRMPGDVPAGDIRTPLGKARLASAGTDCTIVAYGSALHTAMKAISPLAEQGICCEVIDLRSLVPLDKVCILESVRKTGRLVVVHESIRFCGFGAELAAMVAEEAFDSLKGPIRRVAAPKIPVPVAPTHEAVFKPGPQDVIQAVRETMGKRALS from the coding sequence ATGAACCAGAAAACCTTTGGACAAGCACTGAACGAGGCGCTTGCAATCGCCCTGGAACTTGATGACACCGTTTTTGTGGCCGGTGAAGGCGTGGGGATTTCCATTCACCAGGACCCCAACATGCCTACGCAGGGCCTTCTGCAGCAATTCGGGCCCGGAAGGGTGAAGGACACGCCGGTGAGTGAAGCGGCCATTGCCGGTCTTGCCGTGGGCGCATCCTGCATGGGCTTGCGGCCGGTTGTGGAAATCATGTTTTTCCCCTTCATCACCCTGGCCAGCGACATGCTGATCAACCATGCCGGGAAACTGCGCTACATGAGCGGCGGTAAATCCAGCTTTCCGCTGACCGTTCGCGTCAAAGCCGGATCCGGTTTCGGAGCAGGCGCCCAGCATTCCCACAACCTCGAGGCATGGTTGGCCCACTGCCCGGGGTTGAAAATCGTCTGGCCATCCACGCCGCAGGATGCCAAGGGCCTGCTTCTGAGCGCCATTTTTGACCCGGACCCGGTCATCGTGGTCGAGGACATGATGCTCTACCGGATGCCGGGAGACGTTCCGGCGGGCGATATCCGAACGCCCCTTGGGAAGGCCCGCCTGGCCTCGGCCGGAACCGATTGTACCATCGTGGCCTATGGATCGGCGCTGCACACGGCAATGAAGGCGATTTCCCCCCTGGCCGAACAGGGCATCTGCTGCGAGGTGATCGACCTGCGCTCCCTGGTGCCGCTGGATAAGGTTTGCATCCTCGAATCGGTGCGAAAAACCGGCAGGCTGGTCGTGGTGCATGAATCCATCCGCTTCTGCGGGTTTGGTGCGGAGCTTGCCGCAATGGTTGCGGAGGAAGCATTTGATTCCCTGAAAGGCCCGATCCGACGGGTCGCCGCGCCCAAAATCCCCGTGCCCGTAGCGCCTACCCATGAAGCCGTTTTCAAACCCGGCCCGCAGGATGTGATCCAGGCGGTTCGGGAGACAATGGGCAAAAGAGCGCTTTCCTGA
- a CDS encoding ATP-binding cassette domain-containing protein, whose translation MCWAIEPDQNWVIVGPNGAGKTTLLKIILGKL comes from the coding sequence ATTTGCTGGGCGATCGAACCCGATCAGAACTGGGTGATTGTCGGTCCCAATGGAGCTGGCAAGACCACTCTGCTCAAGATCATTCTTGGCAAACTGTAG
- a CDS encoding porin, with the protein MFKKLAIFLFLMSLPGIAFSLEIYKKGDISLNAGWWGQMWFQSVSNMDTNGDGRFDDTLNDFLIRRSYFYLGGNVNEQLSFFTHLASDKLGMDEITNDSNNGLGSGIAVRDAWISYQLLGNDLIVQAGRMYVPFTRDYGTTSTKSLLITDLDWGQGGYRSTIFYPSRIGREDGVTLWGNVFADKLQYRFMVGDGEEDNAKNRDDKLRYAGRLSYNFFDPETDWFNAGTYLGKKHVLALGVGADSQNGLMLSGREQDYFAWTADVFYDQPISGGDGLTFSAAYTNIDHAVNGIAFTRLASGDCGYLLSLKAGYLFGHPLGLGQLQPFAHYQRIGVDEDNKKDTQVYGAGLNYYIKGPANKLSLEVTRVDQDEEIAKTNVQNETIITVQFAAGF; encoded by the coding sequence ATGTTCAAGAAGCTTGCCATTTTTCTTTTCCTGATGAGTCTGCCCGGGATCGCGTTTTCGCTGGAGATCTACAAAAAAGGGGATATTTCGCTGAATGCCGGTTGGTGGGGGCAAATGTGGTTCCAATCCGTGTCCAACATGGACACGAACGGTGACGGCCGCTTCGACGACACCCTCAATGATTTCCTCATTCGCCGTTCCTATTTCTACCTTGGGGGCAATGTTAACGAGCAACTCAGCTTTTTTACCCATCTTGCCAGCGACAAACTGGGCATGGATGAGATCACGAATGACTCGAACAACGGTCTGGGATCGGGGATTGCGGTCAGAGACGCCTGGATCAGCTATCAGTTGCTGGGTAATGATTTGATCGTTCAGGCCGGTCGGATGTATGTTCCCTTTACCCGCGATTACGGCACGACATCGACCAAATCGCTCCTGATTACCGATCTGGACTGGGGTCAGGGTGGTTATCGCAGCACTATTTTCTACCCCAGCCGCATTGGTCGGGAAGACGGGGTGACCCTGTGGGGAAACGTGTTTGCGGATAAACTGCAGTACCGGTTCATGGTGGGAGACGGTGAAGAAGACAATGCCAAAAACCGAGACGACAAATTGCGGTACGCCGGCCGGCTCAGCTACAATTTCTTTGATCCGGAAACGGACTGGTTCAATGCAGGTACCTATCTGGGCAAAAAGCATGTGCTGGCCTTGGGGGTAGGGGCCGACTCCCAGAACGGGCTCATGCTCTCCGGCCGGGAACAGGACTATTTTGCGTGGACCGCGGATGTGTTCTACGATCAGCCGATCAGCGGGGGTGACGGCCTCACCTTCAGCGCGGCTTATACGAACATCGATCATGCCGTCAACGGGATTGCCTTTACCCGTCTGGCGTCCGGCGACTGCGGTTACCTGCTTTCTCTCAAGGCGGGCTATTTGTTCGGCCATCCGCTGGGACTGGGGCAATTGCAGCCGTTTGCCCATTATCAGCGGATCGGGGTGGATGAAGACAACAAGAAGGATACGCAGGTCTACGGCGCCGGGCTCAATTACTACATCAAGGGCCCTGCAAACAAACTGAGCCTTGAAGTGACCCGCGTCGATCAGGATGAAGAAATTGCCAAAACCAATGTGCAGAATGAAACCATCATCACGGTGCAGTTTGCGGCGGGCTTCTGA
- a CDS encoding NAD(P)H-hydrate dehydratase — MPWLIVGTVPQEDFPLVHGEARLDGDQLVIGNHRIPVVRGTPALIAAVILARSMTGTQTVDVLLAGDTGKGQGSALIYRYFERMDRSRYSGITFHYLQPDLDGHNRVWMALDADGAARPLLVADAGFMYVAKMSGYAESYDLFTPDAGELAFLADEKAPHPFYTRGFLLQDDAQVPELIQKAYQHHNAAKHLLIKGKTDTVVANGRIVVQISEPSVPVLEPIGGTGDTVTGIATALLAEGCDMVDACRTAALVNRVMGQLAAPDPASSIAALLRFLPRALISGRVASTRSEFFPNTRRR, encoded by the coding sequence ATGCCCTGGCTGATTGTCGGAACCGTACCGCAGGAGGACTTTCCACTCGTTCACGGTGAGGCCAGGCTCGATGGGGATCAACTGGTCATCGGCAATCACCGGATTCCGGTGGTCAGAGGCACCCCGGCGCTGATCGCTGCCGTCATACTGGCCCGATCGATGACCGGAACTCAGACGGTAGATGTTCTGCTGGCCGGGGATACGGGAAAAGGGCAGGGTAGCGCTCTGATTTATCGCTATTTCGAGCGGATGGATCGATCCCGCTACAGCGGCATCACTTTCCATTATCTTCAGCCGGATCTCGATGGTCACAACCGGGTCTGGATGGCGCTCGACGCCGATGGAGCTGCAAGGCCGCTGTTGGTGGCGGATGCCGGCTTCATGTATGTGGCCAAGATGAGCGGTTACGCCGAAAGCTACGATCTGTTCACACCGGATGCCGGGGAGCTTGCCTTCCTGGCCGATGAAAAGGCGCCTCATCCGTTTTATACCCGGGGGTTCCTGCTGCAGGATGATGCCCAGGTTCCGGAGCTGATTCAAAAGGCCTATCAGCATCACAATGCGGCAAAGCACCTGCTCATCAAGGGCAAGACCGATACCGTCGTGGCAAACGGCCGGATCGTCGTCCAGATTTCCGAGCCATCCGTTCCTGTGCTGGAGCCCATTGGCGGCACGGGAGATACCGTTACCGGAATTGCGACGGCTCTCCTGGCGGAAGGTTGCGACATGGTCGATGCCTGCAGAACGGCTGCCCTGGTCAACCGGGTGATGGGGCAGCTTGCGGCTCCCGATCCGGCTTCTTCCATTGCAGCCTTGTTGCGTTTTCTCCCGAGAGCACTCATTTCCGGCCGGGTCGCATCGACCCGATCCGAATTTTTCCCTAACACCAGAAGGAGGTAA
- a CDS encoding DUF3343 domain-containing protein translates to MKDFFRRVRKTFSGKPLNHPEQMLDGILVFSNTSEVIAAESCLKEAGFDIRVMGPPAALRTGCDLVIAFALIRQLEVLEILRAKRIEPLQVVPVQDVLLEPVSLFQTVDYGAYLMVRAANMKLTIRKQDRTVVNVSGGGCPDVPYLADRLIGMQLAEEHEPRRYGKTLCGYALQLAWDEMKRQCPG, encoded by the coding sequence ATGAAGGACTTTTTCCGGCGGGTTCGGAAAACGTTTTCCGGAAAGCCACTCAATCACCCCGAACAGATGTTGGACGGAATCCTGGTGTTTTCCAATACCAGTGAAGTCATTGCCGCTGAATCCTGCCTGAAGGAAGCGGGCTTCGATATCCGGGTGATGGGGCCGCCAGCAGCGCTTCGAACCGGGTGTGATCTGGTGATCGCCTTCGCCTTGATTCGCCAGCTCGAGGTGCTGGAAATTCTCAGGGCAAAGCGTATCGAACCGCTTCAGGTCGTTCCGGTTCAGGATGTGCTGCTCGAGCCCGTTTCCCTGTTTCAAACGGTCGATTACGGCGCCTATCTGATGGTGCGTGCGGCCAACATGAAGCTCACAATTCGCAAGCAGGACCGGACCGTCGTCAATGTTTCGGGAGGGGGATGCCCGGATGTGCCGTATCTTGCCGATCGGTTGATCGGCATGCAGCTTGCGGAAGAACATGAGCCCAGACGTTATGGCAAAACCCTTTGCGGCTATGCCCTGCAACTGGCCTGGGATGAAATGAAGCGCCAATGCCCTGGCTGA
- a CDS encoding sulfurtransferase TusA family protein: protein METEVDARGLSCPQPVLMTFEAIQKIQQGSIRILVDNETSTENVMRAAQSKGWTIAAVDKAANGENTILIEKK from the coding sequence ATGGAAACCGAAGTCGATGCAAGAGGGCTATCATGCCCGCAACCGGTGCTGATGACATTTGAAGCCATCCAGAAAATACAGCAAGGCAGTATCCGGATTCTGGTGGACAACGAGACGAGCACCGAAAATGTGATGCGTGCGGCGCAATCCAAAGGCTGGACAATCGCCGCTGTGGACAAGGCAGCCAATGGCGAAAACACGATCCTGATCGAGAAGAAATGA
- the yedE gene encoding YedE family putative selenium transporter, with protein sequence MKTNWFASRTGIMAVGGIIGAVAVLLQYWGNPANMGVCVACFERDIAGGLGWHRAAVVQYLRPEIMGFVLGAFLTALALKEFKPRGGSSSIVRYVLGIVAMIGALVFLGCPWRVLVRLAGGDGNAIFGFLGLSFGVWIGTLFFRKGYSLGRIEPRNTLSGYMMPVIMLGLLILRLMFPPVEGQAQAGILFYSLKGPGAAHAPLLISLAAGLGIGFLAQRSRFCTMGAIRDVLLFKQMHLFSAVLAFVVVALIVNILLGQFKPGFTGQPVAHTQALWNFLGMAVAGLAFALAGGCPGRQLFLSGEGDSDAGLFALGMITGAAISHNFGMASSPSGIGPHGMAAVVIGFLVCLAVGFSHLKKA encoded by the coding sequence ATGAAAACGAACTGGTTTGCTTCGAGAACCGGAATCATGGCCGTGGGGGGAATCATCGGCGCAGTGGCCGTATTGCTCCAGTACTGGGGAAATCCCGCCAATATGGGGGTTTGTGTTGCCTGCTTCGAGCGGGATATCGCAGGCGGGCTCGGGTGGCACCGGGCAGCGGTGGTGCAGTATCTTCGTCCAGAAATCATGGGGTTCGTGCTGGGCGCGTTTCTGACGGCGCTGGCATTGAAGGAATTCAAACCGCGTGGAGGCTCGTCCTCCATCGTTCGCTACGTCCTTGGAATCGTTGCCATGATCGGCGCGCTCGTATTTCTGGGATGCCCCTGGCGCGTCCTGGTCAGACTGGCCGGAGGGGACGGGAACGCCATCTTCGGATTTCTGGGCCTGTCCTTTGGCGTATGGATCGGGACCCTGTTTTTCCGCAAAGGGTACTCGCTCGGCAGAATCGAGCCGCGTAACACGCTTTCCGGGTACATGATGCCTGTCATCATGCTGGGTCTGCTGATCCTGCGCCTGATGTTTCCGCCTGTCGAAGGCCAGGCGCAGGCCGGAATTCTGTTTTACAGCCTCAAAGGTCCGGGTGCTGCCCACGCGCCGTTGCTGATTTCCCTGGCCGCCGGACTCGGCATCGGTTTTCTGGCACAGAGAAGCCGCTTTTGCACGATGGGCGCCATCCGGGATGTGCTGCTCTTCAAACAGATGCATCTGTTTTCGGCCGTATTGGCCTTTGTGGTCGTGGCTCTGATCGTCAATATACTTCTGGGCCAGTTCAAACCGGGCTTTACTGGTCAACCGGTGGCGCATACCCAGGCGTTGTGGAATTTTCTGGGAATGGCTGTGGCTGGGCTGGCGTTTGCCCTGGCGGGCGGGTGTCCGGGCAGACAGCTCTTCCTTTCGGGAGAAGGAGATTCGGATGCCGGTTTGTTTGCCTTGGGCATGATCACCGGTGCTGCCATCTCCCATAATTTCGGTATGGCAAGTTCTCCGAGCGGGATCGGCCCTCATGGGATGGCCGCCGTTGTCATCGGATTTCTGGTGTGCCTTGCCGTGGGGTTTTCCCATCTGAAAAAGGCATGA
- a CDS encoding selenium metabolism-associated LysR family transcriptional regulator yields MPYDTFQNITFQQLESLIHLVAERNFSRAANRMALTQPSLSKHIQKLEEATECRLVNRDAAGITLTAEGHILYDIAKKVIALRSEAKDRLAKLGDTETGTIHLCASTIPSTYLLPKVLSAFRLNHPDIHTHMMSTNSDEAIDLVTNGVCEIGVIGKVPSHRKLTTTSLWEDRLVLVVPACWPKPERQMLQPADLFSIPFILREKGSATRETLNRYLKQHADKDVSAMKVVAELGSSEAVKEGIVAGLGASILSEFAVMREVRQGLVTLLQIEGWDIRRHFVLIHRKNMVLPRHISRFMDFLKDFRKLDKEGCVNQDGAANDCRDSGCPVVSQERKRRPEG; encoded by the coding sequence ATGCCCTACGATACCTTCCAGAACATTACCTTTCAGCAGCTCGAATCCCTGATTCACCTGGTCGCGGAGCGCAACTTCAGCCGGGCGGCAAACCGCATGGCCCTGACACAGCCTTCCCTGAGCAAGCATATCCAGAAGCTGGAGGAAGCCACCGAATGCCGCCTGGTCAACCGGGATGCGGCTGGCATCACCCTGACCGCCGAAGGTCATATTCTGTACGACATCGCCAAAAAGGTGATTGCGCTCCGATCCGAGGCGAAGGATCGCCTGGCAAAACTCGGCGATACCGAAACCGGCACCATTCATCTGTGCGCCAGTACCATCCCCTCCACCTATCTGCTGCCGAAGGTCCTGAGCGCCTTCCGCCTGAATCACCCCGACATCCATACCCACATGATGAGCACCAACAGCGACGAGGCCATCGATCTGGTCACGAACGGCGTATGCGAAATCGGGGTCATCGGGAAAGTGCCATCCCACCGGAAGCTCACCACAACTTCGCTCTGGGAGGATCGCCTCGTGCTGGTCGTACCGGCATGCTGGCCCAAACCCGAACGGCAAATGCTGCAACCTGCCGATTTGTTCAGCATCCCCTTCATTCTGCGGGAAAAAGGCTCTGCTACACGGGAGACGCTCAATCGCTACCTGAAACAGCATGCAGACAAGGATGTTTCCGCCATGAAGGTGGTGGCCGAACTGGGCAGCTCGGAAGCGGTCAAGGAAGGCATCGTTGCAGGGCTTGGAGCTTCAATTCTATCGGAGTTTGCCGTCATGCGGGAAGTGCGGCAGGGGCTTGTCACCCTGCTTCAAATCGAAGGCTGGGATATCCGGCGGCATTTTGTCCTCATCCACCGAAAGAACATGGTCCTTCCGAGACACATCAGCCGATTTATGGATTTTCTGAAGGATTTCCGTAAATTGGACAAGGAGGGGTGCGTCAACCAGGATGGGGCTGCAAATGATTGCCGGGATTCAGGCTGCCCGGTAGTTTCGCAGGAACGGAAGCGGCGTCCAGAGGGCTGA
- a CDS encoding TRAP transporter large permease has protein sequence MSGLIIFGLLTCLMLTGMPISISLGLTVLTYLFAFTNVPVESVAMKLFTGIEKFEIMAIPFFILAGNFLTHGGVAKRMINFATALVGHFRGGLALGGILACGLFAAVSGSSPATVVAIGSILLPAMELQGYPKKFGVGVIGTSGALGILIPPSIVMVIYAVSTNASIGKLFIAGIIPGIILVMLLMFVTWVVAKKNGYPTLPRASFRTMVKSFRESVWGLFLIVVVIGGIYSGMFTATEAAAMSAVYAFFVAVFVYKDMKLKDVPKTLLASANMSAMILYIITNAVLFSFLLTSEQIPQYLSSWITHMGLGKIGFLVMVNLLLLAAGNFMEPSSILLITAPLLFPMAMHLGIDEIHLGVLMTVNMEIGMITPPVGLNLYVASGISHLGLTETTKACAPWIIVMLVFLIFITYVPVISLWLPGLLF, from the coding sequence ATGAGCGGATTGATCATTTTCGGCCTCCTGACCTGTCTCATGCTCACCGGCATGCCCATCTCCATTTCCCTGGGCTTGACCGTGCTCACCTATCTGTTCGCATTCACCAATGTGCCCGTCGAATCCGTTGCCATGAAGCTGTTTACCGGCATCGAGAAATTCGAGATCATGGCCATTCCGTTTTTCATCCTGGCCGGTAATTTTCTGACCCATGGCGGAGTGGCCAAACGGATGATCAACTTCGCCACGGCTTTGGTCGGCCATTTCCGCGGTGGCCTGGCGCTGGGGGGTATCCTGGCCTGCGGATTGTTCGCTGCGGTTTCCGGATCGAGCCCTGCCACGGTGGTCGCCATCGGATCAATCCTGCTGCCAGCCATGGAACTGCAGGGATATCCCAAGAAATTCGGTGTCGGTGTCATCGGCACATCCGGTGCGCTGGGTATTCTGATTCCGCCCTCCATCGTGATGGTCATCTATGCCGTTTCAACCAATGCGTCCATCGGCAAACTGTTTATCGCAGGCATTATTCCGGGGATTATCCTGGTGATGCTGCTCATGTTTGTGACCTGGGTGGTGGCCAAAAAGAACGGTTATCCGACCTTGCCGAGGGCAAGTTTCCGGACGATGGTCAAAAGTTTCCGGGAGAGCGTCTGGGGACTTTTCCTGATCGTCGTTGTGATCGGCGGGATCTACAGCGGGATGTTCACCGCAACGGAGGCTGCGGCCATGAGTGCCGTGTATGCCTTCTTCGTGGCTGTCTTCGTTTACAAGGACATGAAACTGAAGGATGTTCCGAAGACCCTGCTGGCCTCGGCCAACATGTCGGCCATGATTCTGTACATCATCACCAATGCCGTGCTCTTTTCCTTCCTGCTGACCTCCGAGCAGATCCCGCAGTATCTCAGCTCCTGGATCACCCATATGGGGCTGGGGAAAATCGGATTCCTGGTGATGGTCAACCTGTTGCTTCTGGCGGCCGGGAACTTCATGGAGCCTTCCTCCATTTTGCTGATCACGGCGCCGCTGCTGTTTCCCATGGCCATGCATCTGGGCATCGATGAAATCCATCTCGGGGTGCTCATGACGGTCAACATGGAAATCGGGATGATCACGCCGCCGGTCGGCCTCAATCTCTACGTGGCCTCGGGTATCTCGCATCTTGGCCTGACCGAAACCACCAAGGCCTGCGCGCCATGGATTATCGTGATGCTGGTCTTCCTGATTTTCATCACCTATGTGCCAGTCATTTCCCTGTGGCTGCCAGGGCTGTTGTTTTAA
- a CDS encoding TRAP transporter small permease encodes MLSFLDHLEEWLVATLIGAATVIIFISVVHRYAAGLPIPVLQDWLLSLNMSWSQELCIYMFIWMAKFGAAYGVRTGIHVGVDVFINSLKDKTRAKFVVIGLMGGALFTAVVGTFGFRFVWEVGLRYAFATTFGLNWPDLTEGPVSPDLEWPVWIFYMAIPLGSYLMCFRFLQVTYRFIQTGQLPHVEEGHVEGLEEELEKEGLVPAGMKGGN; translated from the coding sequence ATGCTGTCCTTTCTCGATCATTTGGAGGAATGGCTGGTTGCAACCCTTATCGGTGCTGCAACCGTGATCATTTTTATATCGGTTGTCCATCGATATGCCGCCGGACTGCCCATTCCGGTTTTACAGGACTGGCTGCTCAGCCTGAACATGAGCTGGTCGCAGGAGCTCTGTATCTACATGTTCATCTGGATGGCAAAATTCGGGGCGGCTTACGGCGTTCGCACCGGGATCCACGTAGGTGTGGACGTGTTCATCAACAGCCTGAAAGACAAGACCCGGGCCAAGTTCGTGGTGATCGGCCTGATGGGCGGCGCGCTGTTTACGGCCGTTGTCGGTACGTTCGGGTTCCGATTCGTGTGGGAAGTCGGATTGCGTTACGCTTTTGCGACGACCTTCGGCCTCAACTGGCCGGATTTGACCGAGGGACCGGTTTCTCCGGACCTCGAATGGCCGGTCTGGATTTTCTATATGGCCATCCCGCTGGGCTCTTACCTGATGTGCTTCCGGTTTTTGCAGGTCACCTATCGGTTCATACAAACCGGTCAGTTGCCCCATGTGGAAGAAGGGCATGTCGAGGGCCTGGAGGAGGAGCTTGAAAAAGAAGGGCTGGTACCTGCCGGAATGAAGGGAGGCAACTGA
- a CDS encoding TRAP transporter substrate-binding protein encodes MKRSVLFLLLATVFFLTTSMAAAEPIIIKFSHVVAVDTPKGQAAEFFKKIAEERTKGAVKVEVYPNSQLYKDKEEMEALQMGSVQMLAPSLAKFGPLGVKEFELFDLPFIFDNYEELHKVTTGPVGKKLLDKLQVKGIIGLAYWDNGFKVMSANKTIKLPADMKGLKMRIQSSKVLDAQMRALGAIPQVMAFSEVYQALQTGVVDGTENPPSNLYTQKMYEVQKCVTLTDHGYLGYAVLVNKKFWEGLPADIRTTLEGAMRDATVFANKIAKDKNDEDMATVKASGKCEVISLTPEERAQWKAALVKVHDEMASRIGKDIIEEVYKETGFKK; translated from the coding sequence ATGAAACGAAGTGTCCTGTTTTTGTTGCTTGCCACCGTGTTTTTTCTGACCACATCCATGGCTGCGGCCGAACCGATCATCATCAAATTCAGCCATGTCGTCGCAGTCGATACACCCAAGGGGCAGGCTGCCGAATTTTTCAAAAAGATCGCTGAAGAGCGGACCAAGGGCGCGGTGAAAGTGGAAGTCTATCCGAACAGCCAGCTCTATAAAGACAAGGAAGAGATGGAAGCGCTCCAGATGGGCTCCGTTCAGATGCTGGCACCGTCTCTGGCAAAATTCGGCCCCCTCGGCGTGAAGGAATTCGAATTGTTCGATCTCCCGTTTATCTTCGACAATTATGAGGAATTGCACAAGGTGACCACCGGCCCGGTCGGAAAGAAACTTCTCGACAAGCTCCAGGTCAAGGGCATCATCGGTCTTGCCTATTGGGACAACGGTTTCAAGGTGATGAGTGCCAACAAGACCATCAAACTGCCCGCAGACATGAAGGGCCTCAAGATGCGGATCCAGTCCTCAAAGGTGCTCGACGCCCAGATGCGCGCCCTGGGGGCCATCCCGCAGGTCATGGCGTTTTCGGAAGTCTATCAGGCGCTGCAGACAGGCGTTGTTGACGGCACCGAAAATCCCCCCTCCAACCTGTACACCCAGAAAATGTATGAAGTGCAGAAATGCGTTACCCTGACAGACCATGGCTATCTGGGCTATGCCGTTTTGGTCAACAAGAAATTCTGGGAAGGGCTGCCGGCCGATATTCGGACGACGCTGGAAGGCGCCATGCGCGATGCCACCGTTTTTGCCAACAAGATTGCCAAAGACAAGAACGATGAAGACATGGCTACCGTCAAGGCGTCCGGCAAGTGTGAGGTGATCAGTTTGACACCGGAGGAAAGAGCCCAGTGGAAGGCCGCCCTGGTCAAGGTGCATGATGAAATGGCCAGCCGTATCGGCAAGGACATTATCGAAGAGGTCTATAAAGAAACCGGCTTCAAAAAATAG
- a CDS encoding antibiotic biosynthesis monooxygenase family protein produces the protein MIRVLMTRKVPKLTSGLDVALLPTLSEMLIDLRSMAHRQPGYISGETLRSVEDPTEYLVISNWKTIEDWKRWLANQDRAMLEGQIDALLGSSTVYKVFGYD, from the coding sequence ATGATTCGCGTGTTGATGACCCGGAAAGTGCCCAAACTGACCAGTGGACTGGATGTGGCCCTTTTGCCGACCCTATCCGAAATGTTGATCGATCTGCGCTCCATGGCGCACCGCCAGCCGGGTTACATATCCGGGGAAACCCTGAGAAGCGTCGAAGACCCGACGGAATATCTGGTGATCAGCAACTGGAAGACCATCGAAGACTGGAAGCGGTGGCTGGCCAACCAGGATCGGGCGATGCTCGAGGGGCAGATCGATGCCTTGCTCGGCTCATCCACCGTATACAAGGTGTTCGGTTACGATTGA